Part of the Sulfuriflexus mobilis genome is shown below.
GGAATTCGGCCGACCGGGTAAGCGGGTGGCGAAATTCGGTTCCTTAAAAGCCGTTAAGGAAGACATTGATATGCTCATGAGCATGCTGGTTTATGCATGTGTGCAGGATAAGACACAGGTGAAAGCGGCCCTTGCGAGTGCTGAAGAGGAACTGCAGGCAGGCAAGCTGGTGTTGTTACCCCGCCAACAGATCAATATTGATAATCTTGGTGCGGCGGTCGATCAGCTGGCCTTGCTGAAACCGTTAATAAAACCTCGTCTGTTGAAGGCCTGTCTGGCGGTTATTACACAGGACCAGAACTATTCCCCCAACGAAATGGAGCTCATGCGGGCGATTGCCGATGTGCTGGACTGCCCCTTGCCGCCCTACCTGGGCTAAGTGGTTTCTTCAGGCGTGGCGGGCCCACTTAAAAAAGGTCGGGCCGTGGGAGGTCGGTCCCGACCAAAAACACGCCGATCAGGCGGCCAGTTTGGGTGTCTCTGCCCAGGCGGGGATCGCATCGAGACGTTTTAACCAGGCGCGGATGTTTGGATAGGCGTGATAGGGCACCTCGGCGGCATCGAGGAAGTCGCCCGTAGAGGCGACGGAGAAATCCGCCAGGCTGAGCCGGTCGCCGGTGATGAAGGCCTTGTCAGCCAGTTGTTGTTCCAACACGTTGGCGAACTGATAAAAGTCCTGTTTTGCCTGGTCGAGTTTGGCCTGGTCGGGTTCACCGAGCTCCATCAGGGTCTTGAGGACATTCTCAAAGACGAAGGTCCCTACCGCGCGGTTATAGTGTGCCTGTTCCCAGTTCTGCCAGCGGTGAATGTCAGCCCGAATGCGGTGGTCGGCGGGGTAGAGCTCATTGGCCGGGCCGATGGCGGCGAGGTATTGCATGATGGCATTCGACTCCCACAGGCGCAGGTTGCCGTCTTCAAGTACCGGTACCATGCCATTCGGGTTCAGGGCCTGAAATTCTGGGGTATTCAGTTCCCCCGCGAAGAAATCCAGCTCGCAGATCTGCACGTCGAGTCCCAGCTGGTTAATGACGGCGTGCACCTTGCGGCAGTTCGGTGAGCCGTTAACGGTATAGAAATTCATGGGCTTCTCTCCTTAGTAAGCGTTTTTTTTATCGAGTGACTTTCAAAGCACAAGTCACTATCTGGGAATCTAGCCTAGTAACTTTTAAAATGCAAGTGATGATTTGTGCTATGGTTGAGGGCATGAAAAAGCCCCAACAAAGCGTGCCCGGACAAGACTGCCTGCGCTCCCTGTGCCCGCTATCCAGCGTGCTGGATATCCTGGGCGACA
Proteins encoded:
- a CDS encoding glutathione S-transferase family protein, with product MNFYTVNGSPNCRKVHAVINQLGLDVQICELDFFAGELNTPEFQALNPNGMVPVLEDGNLRLWESNAIMQYLAAIGPANELYPADHRIRADIHRWQNWEQAHYNRAVGTFVFENVLKTLMELGEPDQAKLDQAKQDFYQFANVLEQQLADKAFITGDRLSLADFSVASTGDFLDAAEVPYHAYPNIRAWLKRLDAIPAWAETPKLAA